The proteins below come from a single Chelmon rostratus isolate fCheRos1 chromosome 10, fCheRos1.pri, whole genome shotgun sequence genomic window:
- the si:ch73-70k4.1 gene encoding uncharacterized protein si:ch73-70k4.1 produces MAEHQSKSKLKRKKCSFSEDKHPETSSRGTLNRTAASSSEVVAEPERSVSPAAVWWNREQLPAVESLWALTLKSALLYQHCDLVPDLPHPSTARPTLKLDERWCDLSEEVAPFPEPSPPSPRTSLSPDPLRLSPSLQDLLAQTEPAPDPPDKQLSSQSKQSHNGKATSLQTLRRRPQPSLHSWEGAASSAGPPGVGGEEERKAGEQGKETGTVSRQLLTNQVSVSDRQKQAENKEEVEAQRSARGGGEAAGGGGGGLQSCPMCLLVFPAGFTQMDCDGHLAQCLSEVNVDVTW; encoded by the exons ATGGCTGAACATCAGTCCAAGTCTAAACTTAAACGAAAGAAGTGCTCTTTTAGCGAAGATAAGCATCCGGAAACATCTTCCAGGGGAACGCTGAACAGGACAGCAGCGTCCTCCAGTGAAGTTGTAGCAGAGCCCGAGAG GTCAGTGTCTCCTGCAGCAGTGTGGtggaacagagagcagctgcctgctgtggagAGTCTGTGGGCCTTGACACTGAAGTCTGCTCTGCTGTACCAGCACTGTGACCTGGTTCCTGATCTCCCACATCCATCTACAGCG AGACCCACACTAAAGTTGGATGAACGGTGGTGTGACCTCAGTGAAGAGGTTGCTCCCTTCCCTGAACCCTCCCCACCTTCTCCAAGGACTTCACTGAGTCCAGATCCTCTCAGGCTCAGCCCCTCCCTGCAGGACCTTTTAGCGCAGACCGAACCAGCACCAGACCCACCTGACAAACAGCTGTCCTCTCAAAGCAAGCAAAGCCATAATGGCAAGGCAACATCTCTTCAAACCCTCCGCAGAAGACCACAGCCTTCCCTCCACAGCTGGGAGGGGGCGGCATCATCAGCAGGACCCCCAGGTgttggaggagaagaggagaggaaagcaggagagCAAGGAAAAGAGACGGGAACAGTCAGCCGACAGCTCCTCACAAACCAGGTGAGCGTGTCTGACAGGCAGAAGCAGGCTGAAAATAAAGAGGAAGTGGAGGCGCAGAGGAGTGCCAGGGGaggtggagaagcagcaggaggaggaggaggagggctgcagAGCTGCCCCATGTGTCTGCTGGTGTTCCCTGCTGG GTTCACCCAGATGGACTGTGACGGCCACCTGGCCCAGTGTCTGTCAGAGGTGAACGTGGACGTGACCTGGTGA